A region of the Sarcophilus harrisii chromosome 3, mSarHar1.11, whole genome shotgun sequence genome:
CTAGTCCAGTTTACCAAGGTCAAGAAGCTGAGTTCTTGAGTAATTGAAAACCAGTAAAAGTCTTAGGGAAGAGATGACAATATGATCTCCCACCTCAtatcagagagacaaagagactaTAAAGGCACACTTTGAAGATCTCACTAGAGTTGCTATTTTTGgttgaatatttttctttcttacaaggGAAGGTTCAATCTGGATTGGGGAACTTGTAGAAATGTCAGTGATGTCAAAGCAAAATGCTattaatgaaacattaaaaaataaaaggatataagGGTCTAATAAATACTCTGGGAAAAACTGGGTTAACTAGCTTAAAAAAGAGAGACTGAAGACCCAtaaacaaaagcagaaagaatCAGTCCCTTCAGAAAAGCTCTTGGATAAAGACGTGTCTCCTCTTTAGCCCCTAGAAGCAGTTTTATTCAGCACAGGACCTTGTACATAAGTAGATATTACTGTACTGAAATAAGATAGTTCTGAAACCTCTTAATGATGGTAATGTCCTCAGGCCGAGGTTCTGTGGCTTCTTAGTTAGGAGGATGTCCTTGAGTCTCCTTTGTTTAAAGATACAGAACCTCATAAACTTTTAAGAGGTTTATACAACATTGTTCAAAGAACAGAATTTTCAATTCTAATGATGGAGACTAAAGTTGTCTAAATATAAGAGaaaaggggtggagagaaggggaagaagggaaaaaaaggggagagagggaggacagATCGAGACTGAACACAAGCATTTGAAAGGATAAAGAAGATGCAGACTGTCAAGCTTGCTACCAGGCTGGCATAAAGGCTCTCTAAAGTCTGAGCTTCTATGGCTACTGCAATAAGAGACTGTTTTGTGCCAATAAATCAATACCTTGGATCCTGTGGGCATAGTGGCTGGCAGGGCTGAGGGCCTCTGCTACCAAATGGTGGCTAAATGGCAGCAAGGCAGACAAGTAAGGTTTGAGTTTCCCACCAACTCCACTTACAGATCTTGGCTCTGCTTCATCCGGTGAATATCCTTCAGGATGCCCATCATGTCTGCAAAGCTGCTAGCCTTTGAGAGAGACACACAGTCCTCCTCTTCAGCCAAGCTGCAGGCAGCTTTGGAATCAGTTTTACAACATTCAGAGCTGGCAGAACAAAGCATGGGAACCGATGGAAGCTCAGGGCCTTCTAACTCAGCCTCCTCTGTGATGTCACTAATGACAAAGGAAGTTGTAGAGTGCAATGAGGATCCAAAACAAGGTAAGGGAGAAGAGACATTTGAACTTCCTGAAGATAAGAAATCTGGCGTTAATGAAGACgaagctgaaaaagaaaacaataggtGTTGGTGGACACTGGAGCCAAGACACATTTTTTTACCACAGGAAAGTCAATTGAGCAACAGTTGGGTTGTCACCATAACAAGATGCTATAGATTCTGCCACAGCCCAGGAAACACCAATGGCAGGAATCTTTACAAGCATCCTTCTCAGTTATTAAGGAGGGCAGACTTACAGTACACTTTTTAGGTAACATCAGACTACTCAAGGTGGAAGAGAATCCACAGACAGAAGAGTCCCCAGGAGAGGACGTAACTTGCCTAGGAGCATAAAGCTAAGTGATAAAACCAAAACTTGAATCCCTATAAGAAAATTTCAGTACTGTCTTTTTCATTTCACTACATTCTTTTTGGAGATGGTAAAAAGGACTCCCATTCTCTGCACCCTTTCCTCTGAAAGAAGCCTCTGCTTGCCAATTCTCCAACAGCCAGCCCAACACATTTAATAGgcaaggtttttttccccccaattttgcTAGGGGGTCCCTGTCTTAAGAGTCAGACTGTACCTATTTCTCTGAAAATAAGATGTCTCCCAAGGAAACTCTCCCAGAATTCTGATTTAAGTAGTTTAACCTCTTCTAATTTTTCAGCCTCATAGAAAAGAAAGCACATGAAATTtagaaagtaagaaaggaaagtGTGACTAGTAGGATTGGGGAAGGAAAAAGCTAAATATAGCAACTCTGGAGAGACCTCCAGCATTCCTGGGCTGCTATAGCTTCTTGGGATCTTTTCCCCGATTGACCTATCTCTGTGCCCAATGTCTCTAGATGAACCCACCTTTATAGATGTGAAACAACTGGAGAAATGGGGTGATTtcaagggaaggaggggggagaaggaaagaaacactAATTCTTGGGATTCATTTCTTGTTGGTAAAGAATAAGTATGAAGAacctttatttttagaaaaagatgaaaacttAAGGGTATTAGCGCTAAATATAGGTATTTACATGGCACAGTTAATCAAAGGATAGGATCATCCTCAAATCCCAGGTTTTGGGTTGGTCTTTTAAAGATTTCAGCTTTTGCTCATATTTGTGCCTGAGAAGAAGGCCTGCAACAACAGAGTGAGTGAGGTGCCCCTCAAACTTGTTTCCCTGTTATGAAAACCACATGATGGGTCTCCAGGCTTCAGGAAAGCCCTATCAGGGATTGTCCTGGTATTACCATTCCTGGGACCTAGTATTCCAATTCTCTCGTTTGCTTCCTGGATTTTGTATCTGGTTCTTTGGTAATTTTTGGGGCTCCTACCTGCATCTGCTGCCACAATCTTGGCAATCTGGCTGCGTAGGTGACTTAACTCATCTTGTAGCTCAGTAGTTCGGCTCAGGGCTGGTAGGCCAGGCTTCTTCAAGGCCAGGAGCTTCTCCTCTGGCCCTCGAAGGTTGGGCACTGAGGCGTTGCGCTGCATGACAAACAGTGGGCTGGGCTTCCATTTATGCCGCAAGGGCCGAGTGTCACTCCTGAAAGTAGGGGGAAATTTTTAGCTAGCTGGACCCACTTTGCTCTTCTACTTGAATCTAGGAAGTTCATGTGTTCCTGCCCATGCCTCCACTGGCAAACACAAACTgtccaactagaaaaaaaaaaggaacagctCTGAGTCTTTCCTAGGGCTCTAGGGTTTAGGTAAAATAGTCCTTGCATCTTCCTCCTTGGCCTGAATGCTTGGAATATCGTCATCCTTAAATTCATCCTTTACACTGATCCCCGTTTCAATGCTTTATTCAAAAAATACGTCTaatcattaaatttaaaattgtaaaagttCCCAAGTTTAATAGCCATTTAAAACACATGGACCAATGTACCTGGATTTTGTTATGTGTCATGCCAATTAATATTAATACACTTATATAACTCTTAAAAGGTTtgcaatattttataaatgtctcacttgattctcacaagagGAAGACCTATTACcctcatattacaaatgaggaaactgaggcagacagaaaataggtggcttgcctaaggtcacaaagccagttattatctgaaattggatttgaactcagatctttatgACTAtaggtccagtgctctttctactgtactatCAGCTGCTCAATGATGAGACAGAACTAGGTTATAGTGTATTGAAATAAGATACTTTCTAAGAGTGGAAAAATGCATGTGTGAAGTACATGTTAGAGCTAATGTTATTCTCCTTAACAATGATCAGCTTTTGTTGTTGATGATATGACAGAATTgatgaaattcagaaaaaatgtTTAGCAATCTAATTAGGAAAGAATCTCTTAAAATGCATCTTTATAAAAGTTATCTAAAATGTTATGATCCATGGAGCACTACATTTATGTGTAAGTTGGACATAATTTAAATTTCCCATATGCCATTCTGATCTTGTCATTCCTCCACTGCAAAATTTTGGAACTTACCAGAGTCTCTCGAACAATCCAATTCCAACCTCTATTTCCAGATTTCTCACTTCACTTTCCTTCACATATTCAGTGTCTCAGCCAAAGTATAAGACTTTCTCCTACTTCTATTCTTCTGTTGTGAAGCTCCAATGTGTAGAGTGTCCTGCCTTCAATTTCTATCTGCTTAGAGTCCTTATCTTCACAGTTCATTAAGAATGACTTCCAagacttttcctctttcccatccCCAGTGAAAGTGATCTCTTGCAGATATGAGAAGATTTTCAAACCATCAGAAGTAGGAGGTCCACAGGTGTTACACATCAAATATGTTTTTCAGACTTTTCcaatgtattgatcagttatgctattttcccttttaaatactatttgttatatgggatggctctttgggagggggtaaggggaaggtaATGGATATAACTGTGATAATGTAAGAAATAGAAGACATCaacaaacttatttaaaaaaaaaaacaaaaaagcaatctCTTGCAAATTTCTCATAGCACTTTGCATATGCCTCTTTCATGTACTTTTTCATTCACTTCTGTATCACGGTATACAtgtattttcccccattagactgtaaactctttGATTTCCAGCAACAAGCACAAAGTTTCTACCATGTCTGTTGAATTAATGAGGACCTCAATTATTATATATGGCTCCAAAGAGGCAGGGAACCTACAGTTTCCACAACTTTGacaagtcaaattttttttattttttattataactttttattgacagaacccatgcctgggtaattttttacaacattatcccttgcactcacttctattctgacttttcccttccctccctccaccccctcccctagatggcaggcagtcttatacatgttaaatatgttacaatgtATCCTAGATATATacaatagatacaatatatatgtgcagaactgtatagttgtcttgttgcacaagaagaactggattcaaaaggtaaaaataacctgggaagaaaaaaatgctagtccacattcatttccccagtgttccttctctaggtatagctgattctgtccatcactgatcaaccAGTCAAATTCTAGACTCTGCTACACCTAGGCCTGGTACCCATTCTTTACCTGACTCGAGCATACGTTTCCTCTTCATCTGCTGCTATCCAGGCAATATCAGCCAAAGTAGGGACAGGGGGCACATCGCTCAAATATAGATCAGAGATGTTGGGCAGTGTCtatggaaagaaacaaagaggcTCTTCAGTGGGGCTGAATCAAATAATCTCATCATAGAAACAGCCAATCAAGGCCATTCTGATGATCTTTTTGCTGGGATAGAAATCTGTGATATATTGCACAAATGTTTACAAGTACTACAACTTtgttattttcatcattaataaACAACTTGTCATCTCAACAAATACTTCAATTTAAATAGATCATTGTTATATGTCTGGACAATCAAATTTGTTTGCCACTGGTGAATATGgctttaaacaaatatatatacatatatatgcatacatacatacaaacacacacgtacatacatacattcacttGTATTTACCAAATGAAATTCTTTAATATTTGGCCTATGATCTCAATGTGAATTTTTCTTCCAATGGTGCAGATCCTCAGCTCAACTGTGCATTTCCTGTCCCTGAGCTAATATATCTTTTACCAAGGTCTTTTTGCCATGTTGTGCGgccattttttaaagtatcttttaaCACTGCCTGGACACCATCAGAACATGCCAGTTGCCTGCTTGCTATATTTGAAGCTCATTACATGGCTGACCCACCAATTCTTGGTCAATGATACACTCATGAAATTCACCTAACAAAAAGTCACCACAAGATTCCTTAAAACAGGAGATAAATTATACTTCCTGTTGTTTTATTCATAAACTATTCTTTGTAAATCAGGATGCAGCCTATTTACCAAAGACAGATGTATTAGTTTGACAAACTTATGGCACAGCTAGCTACAGCAAAGTGACTTTCAAGCATCAGGTGGGCTCTGGACATTTAAGAACATCCAAcagaatatgaatttttataaCAGAGTTTAGAGAGCACAGGGGTCTCAGGGTTTTTCCTAGCCTTTAACATCCCTCCAAAAACAAAGATATCTGTTCTATTCCTACAAAACTAGGAGAATCCAAATCATCTGACTGGCCAAGGCTTTTCCCATAGCCCACAGTCCAAGCCAGATAAGGCATAAAACCTTACACAGAaggtggaaagggaaggaatggaCAGCAGGCTGAATTATATAGTCTGGTTGCCGGGCCAAATGCTGCTGTTGAGACGTGAGGTTTGGAGAAATTCCTTATTTGCTGCAATCACTACCCACCCTCCTCGggtttgctttctttctaaatcaTTTTCTCCTTAACAGCTATTAATGACTTCCAGAAGGCCTGGCCTCTTTAGATCTGCTTTAGAACTAGCAAGATAGGAGTGGGAACAGCTCAATAAAACCTAAATGTTGCAGACCCAATCCAAATGAACCTTCCAAATCCCCAATTCCCTAAGCACTTTCAAAAATAAGCAGGAGTCACTCAGATGCTCTAATCCAGAGAAACCTCACCTCAGGAAAGGGAATTCAACAAGAGTTTACTTAAAATAAGTTCTAAAACTCGGGTTAAAAATTAGTTCCTCTAAGGAATCTGCTTTTGATTAAGGAGTTATTCTTGTACTCAAAACAGTGAAGTCTGTTTTGAAGCCACACTTgaagataaaggttttatttaaataactttttataatcaaaatatatacaaagataattttcaacattaacccttgcaaaaactttattccaaattttttccctcccttcccttgacaagtaatccaatatatgttaaacatgtaccattctttacacatttccacatttatcatgctgcacaagaaaaatcagatcaaaaagaaaaaaatcaaaaatgaaaattatattgtaatccacatttagtttccatGGCTCTTATGATGGATCATAAGACTTTGGAATTGACCTGAaccacctcactgttgaaaagagcttcatacatcagagttgatcatcatgtaatcttgttgctgtgtacaatgttctcttctcagttcatgtaagtctttccaggcttctctgaaatcatcttgctgatcatttcttagaacagtaatatttcataacattcatataccataacttattcagccattctccaaccgataGGTGttcactcagcttccagtttcttgccaccacaaaaagggctgccacacacatttttgcacatgtgggtcccttctctcctttaagatctctttgggatataagtccagtagaaacactgctgggtccaaagggtgtacacagtttgatagccctttgaacataattccaaaatgctctccagattggttcgatcagtttataactccaccaacaatgtattagtgttccaattttcctacacCCCTTCccacattattatcttttcctctcagaaGATAAAAGTTCTTATCAGGAGCAGAAACACGTGAGAGGCTGATGCAGCTTCTCCCTAGTCCTGacacttctgtaaaatgaaaatgcctATATCACAATGtgtaaagaaaatactttctaaatTTCAAAGCCTAATAATACTCATTTCAATTTTTTAGTTGTGtacgactcttcatgaccccttttggggttttcttggcaaagacattggactGGATTGCtgttccttctctagctcatttgacagatgagaaaactgaggcaaacatgctaaagtgatttgcccatggtcaccgAATTAGTAAGTGGAtgaagctggattttaattcaggaaggtaagtattcctgactctaggcattAAGCCTTAAAAGCTGCTGCTTTTGGTAAAGCTCCTCCTACCACCAACTAACCTTGATTAGTCTCCTTAATTCCCAAGCTGGGCTATCAGTAAACTATTACTGAACAGAGAAGTTTTAGCACAGATTTAAGGCAAAGAGGATCCCATTGCAGCATAAAATAGAAAGTTTAAAGTTATCAGGCTTACCCAAGGTAGACCATTCCCTTTAACCCTATCAAAGGGGTCGGATCAGCTCCCACTAAGTCCCTTTGCTTCTTCCAACCATGAGGGTATGGTGGGACGAGGGAGTGTCTTGCCTAATCTCCTTCCAGTTTTGTTACTGATGCCTTGTTTTATGAGTCATTTTCAGATATATCATGCTCTCTCTGTGCCATCTTACTTAATTCATAAACTGACTTTTGAAACAAcaaatcagttaagcaaaactgaCCAAGATGGTACCTACATCTGACAGCATTGCTCACTCATGGTTTTCCCTCCTCCATTTGAGAGGATGGAAAAAGCTTGTACCCCTCTAAAGAGGAATTTTTACATCTCAGTCATTCCTAAAGATTTTTTGGTTCCTTACTagggttaagaaaaaaaaatacaagtcattttttATACCCAGTCTTGTAGTACACTGAGCTCTTCTGACAGCATGATTTTTGGAAGCTATCAGCTCACTCGCTCTGTCTTCCTCAATGACTTATTTATGAGCACTGGTGCAGGTTCTGCATGATGGAGCTGACTGAGCCCCATGTGAATCAAATGTGGCCTTCTTTTCTCTGGTTCCAGGATCTAATCCCTATTACAATTATTAGAGCTATTACGATCACCCCAACaacttaatttctcaaatattcaCCTATGGGGCTCTTTTCCCTACCATTTTCCTCCTTGCTCACATTTCTGAAAAGTGCTTTGTCTTTATCACACTTTCTGTTGTATCATACCTATTTGTACACCCAAAGCATATTTAGGAGGACTGTGTTCTTTAGCAGCAGTAATTCCTTAGTAATGAGCACTAGGCCTTGTTTGATGCTTGCTAAACTGGATTGTTGAATTCCTTGATCATTTAGAAGCATGCTCTAACCTCAGTGGGCTTATGGTTCCTTCTCTGTAACATGTTGGGGCCAGCCTAGATGGGCCGAGGCTCTTTCCAGCTTGAGGCTGTCATCTGTGATTGTAGTCAACATGTATGCTCACAGTACTCTGGACCAAATATACCCTATAGGCAAGACTCATATGTTTCAATATACAAAACATACTTTCTAGCATGGGAAGTACTGAATAATGACTCAGTATTTCAGTCCTGAGGTTGGTGAgtccaaaaaaaatttctgtgaGGCAAAAGCCACATGGAATCTCAGAAGAAGGAATCCAGTCCTACTCTACAGCATACCTGTCTTTAATAGTAGCTTTCAAGTACCTCTTATATCCAAGGTAGCCAATTTTACTTTTGGACAATTCTCtgagaaagtttttccttaagCATGATTAAAcctgtttttttaattcaataagttttttttttacatgtttaatatgtCCAAAGTATTGGGCGAGGCCCTGGGGATTCAAGAAATTTCCTTTCTACTAGAAAGTGAACACaactaaatagaaatttttcaCAAAGAAGAAGGTAAagtgaaagggagaagggaggaagattaGGCAAGAAGTCATATATTCCTGGGCACCTCAATCATCCTTTGTAAGAAGCCAGGGATtctattattgttcggtaagaaatgaccaacaggatgatttcagaaaggcctggagagacttacacgaactgatgctgagtgaaatgagcagggccaggagattatcatatacttcaataacaacactatatgatgatcaattctgatggacctggccatcctcagcaatgagatgaaccaaatcagttccaatggagcagtaatgaactgaaccagctatgcccagtgaaagaactctgggagatgactaagaaccattgcattgaattcccaatccctttatttttgcccgcttgcatttttgatttccttcacaggctaattgtacaatatttcagagtctgattctttttgttcagcaaaataatggtttggtcatgtatatttactgtgtatctaatttgtattttaatacatttgacatctactggtcatccagccatctgggggagggagtggggggaaggaggagaaaaattggaacaagaggtttggcaactgtcagtgctttaaagttacccatacatataacttgtaaataaaaggctattaaaatatatataaaaaaataattttataatgaaGGCAGTTTATACtgcctaaaatattttaaataaataaatattttatagcttaaaaaaaaaaaagccagggatTCTGTCAAGAAGGAAGAAGTGTGTTTCTGACCTGGAAGACCCTTTGGATAATAGATAATAGAATATTCTGTACTTAACTTTGTAGCTCCACATTCTCTATGCCTCAATGGCTCCCTGAGAACAAGAACTATTTCTTTGTAGACTTGTACTCAatcctagcacctagcacagtgcctcatTTATAGCAGTAATTAAAGATTGGGGCTTAAATGATGGGCTTAGTTTGTTCTTTCCCTTGAGGCACTGAAGTTGCAAAGATGAgctgagggaggaggaaagagatatCCTATGGTCATTTCTGTAATTAAGGCACATAAATTTAGCAGCTGAGTAAGAGGCATTAGAGAATACTAATTGAGTCAGGGATGACAACTAGGTTACTGCA
Encoded here:
- the MTFR1L gene encoding mitochondrial fission regulator 1-like, producing METDSTIPLWQNKPHGAARSVVRRIGTNLPLKPCPRASFQTLPNISDLYLSDVPPVPTLADIAWIAADEEETYARVRSDTRPLRHKWKPSPLFVMQRNASVPNLRGPEEKLLALKKPGLPALSRTTELQDELSHLRSQIAKIVAADAASSSLTPDFLSSGSSNVSSPLPCFGSSLHSTTSFVISDITEEAELEGPELPSVPMLCSASSECCKTDSKAACSLAEEEDCVSLSKASSFADMMGILKDIHRMKQSQDLNRSLMKEEDPAVLISEVLRRKFALKEEDISMKGN